A stretch of Pseudorhodobacter turbinis DNA encodes these proteins:
- a CDS encoding acyl-CoA dehydrogenase family protein, with the protein MNIALSHENEMLRDTVRSFFENEVIPHEALVDTLGEVPEELGLNIVAKAKELGLYAMNQPERFGGGGLNHTQMAIVEREFGRTSHALHSWIARPTDLLLACEGDQVETYLLPCITGEKRELFALTEPEAGSDAMGMKTTAKPDGSDWIMNGSKHFISAPTMADFAIVFAVTGVDETKRGPRKRITAFLVDRDMPGVTFREGNKCVSNRGYKTYELVFDKVRLGPGQVLGEEGRGFELAGKWLGMGRIWVGATCCGKAERMMELATDWAANRKQFGKPIGTFQATGFRLADMLIGLRTADLLVMDAVRRADAGEMLDQDAAMVKVYCSEMLNKVADDTVQIFGGMGLMEELPVQRLWRDSRIERIWDGTSEIQRHIITRSILRPLGA; encoded by the coding sequence GTGAATATCGCTCTTTCCCATGAAAACGAGATGCTACGCGACACTGTCCGCAGCTTCTTTGAGAACGAAGTTATCCCGCACGAAGCACTGGTTGATACCTTGGGCGAAGTCCCTGAAGAGCTCGGCTTGAATATTGTGGCCAAGGCGAAAGAATTGGGCCTTTATGCGATGAACCAGCCGGAAAGATTCGGCGGTGGCGGGCTCAATCATACGCAGATGGCGATTGTCGAGCGTGAATTCGGCCGCACCAGCCATGCGTTGCATTCTTGGATCGCGCGCCCGACTGATCTGCTTTTGGCCTGCGAAGGTGATCAGGTCGAGACCTATCTGTTGCCCTGCATCACGGGCGAAAAACGCGAATTATTCGCCCTTACGGAGCCCGAAGCGGGTTCGGACGCCATGGGCATGAAAACCACGGCCAAGCCTGATGGCAGTGACTGGATAATGAACGGCTCCAAACACTTTATCTCGGCGCCAACCATGGCCGATTTTGCAATTGTGTTTGCTGTGACAGGTGTGGACGAGACGAAACGCGGCCCTCGCAAGCGCATCACGGCCTTCTTGGTGGACCGCGACATGCCCGGCGTGACGTTCCGCGAAGGCAATAAATGCGTCAGCAACCGTGGTTATAAAACCTATGAGCTGGTTTTTGACAAAGTGCGCCTCGGGCCCGGACAGGTTTTGGGCGAAGAGGGACGCGGGTTTGAGCTGGCCGGTAAATGGCTTGGCATGGGGCGCATCTGGGTGGGGGCCACCTGCTGTGGCAAGGCCGAACGTATGATGGAACTGGCCACGGACTGGGCCGCCAACCGCAAACAGTTTGGCAAGCCGATTGGCACATTCCAAGCGACTGGTTTCCGGCTGGCCGATATGCTCATCGGGCTGCGCACGGCTGATCTTCTTGTCATGGACGCGGTGCGCCGCGCCGATGCGGGTGAGATGCTGGACCAGGATGCGGCTATGGTTAAAGTCTATTGCTCCGAAATGCTGAACAAGGTTGCCGACGACACTGTGCAGATTTTCGGCGGTATGGGTCTGATGGAAGAGTTGCCTGTGCAGCGTCTATGGCGTGATAGCCGGATTGAGCGGATCTGGGACGGCACCAGCGAAATCCAGCGCCATATCATTACCCGTTCAATCCTGAGGCCTCTAGGCGCATGA
- a CDS encoding ABC transporter permease, with amino-acid sequence MKRSLMSRVIDFLAWLFLAFLVLPALVAIPVSLTPKRFLSFPEDSLSLRHFANLFTSSEWLSSLYQSAVIATSTALFATFLGTLCSIGLWRITSKYSDAVRALLLLPLIIPQIISAMAFYRLWIPLGLLDSYLGLILAHTILATPMVLITVSASLANFDPNLEQASRNMGANAWTTMRRVIVPSIKPGILAGGLFAFILSWDEIVVTLFISKFNTYTLPRRMWNGIRENTDPTVAAAAVVLIAVTLTAFGISLMLARRRVRAAEL; translated from the coding sequence ATGAAGCGTTCTTTAATGTCCCGCGTAATCGACTTTCTTGCCTGGCTGTTCCTGGCGTTTCTGGTGCTGCCTGCGCTGGTCGCAATCCCCGTTTCGCTCACGCCCAAACGGTTCCTCTCTTTCCCTGAAGACAGCCTGTCGTTGCGGCATTTCGCGAACCTGTTCACAAGTTCGGAATGGCTCTCGAGCCTTTATCAAAGTGCGGTAATCGCGACCAGCACAGCGCTGTTTGCAACGTTTTTGGGAACCCTATGTTCGATTGGGTTGTGGCGGATCACATCAAAATACAGCGATGCTGTGCGGGCGCTGTTGTTATTGCCGCTGATTATCCCTCAAATCATCTCAGCGATGGCGTTCTATCGGCTGTGGATTCCACTTGGCCTTCTGGACAGCTATCTTGGTTTGATCTTGGCGCACACCATTTTGGCGACCCCAATGGTGTTGATCACGGTCAGCGCGTCCTTGGCAAACTTCGACCCCAACCTCGAACAGGCGTCGCGCAATATGGGCGCTAACGCTTGGACAACGATGCGCCGGGTGATCGTGCCGTCGATTAAACCGGGGATTTTGGCGGGCGGGCTCTTTGCCTTTATCCTTAGCTGGGACGAGATCGTGGTCACGCTATTCATCTCAAAATTCAATACCTACACCCTGCCGCGCCGTATGTGGAACGGTATCCGTGAAAACACTGACCCAACAGTGGCCGCCGCCGCGGTGGTCCTTATTGCAGTCACGCTCACCGCCTTTGGCATTTCACTTATGCTGGCGCGCCGTCGGGTGCGCGCGGCAGAACTATAA
- a CDS encoding ABC transporter ATP-binding protein, whose amino-acid sequence MEAGHANGNLRLTKLSKSFGAFEAVKSVDLEIRKGEFLTLLGPSGSGKTTLLMMIAGFLDVTSGDISLSGHSIANVPAEKRNFGMVFQGYALFPHMTVRQNIAYPLEIRKRPRAEIAARVEEMLELVQLVAFGDRKPDQLSGGQKQRVALARALSFSPPVLLLDEPLGALDKKLRIEVQEQLKEIHRRVGTTFIFVTHDQEEALSMSDRIVIMQQGMIEQVGSPTELYERPNTRFSAGFLGKSNFLHHNNGVYALRPEKIDLAPQGQGGDDTRLTGTIRSITYFGPMLKFMIAVEGEDDFEVDVDVWRSRHDFIQGQQVDLTWAQDAMVRLQD is encoded by the coding sequence ATGGAGGCAGGGCATGCCAACGGTAATCTTAGGCTGACGAAGCTTTCGAAAAGCTTCGGCGCATTCGAGGCAGTAAAGTCTGTTGATCTTGAAATTCGTAAAGGCGAGTTTCTGACACTGCTAGGCCCTTCAGGGTCTGGAAAAACGACGCTGTTGATGATGATCGCAGGATTCCTGGACGTCACCTCTGGCGATATTTCGCTAAGTGGTCACTCGATCGCGAATGTGCCGGCCGAAAAACGCAACTTTGGCATGGTGTTTCAAGGCTATGCGCTGTTCCCGCACATGACTGTGCGCCAGAACATCGCCTATCCGCTTGAAATTCGTAAACGGCCCCGCGCCGAGATAGCTGCGCGTGTTGAGGAGATGTTGGAACTGGTCCAATTGGTCGCGTTCGGCGACCGCAAACCTGACCAGCTGTCAGGCGGACAAAAACAGCGCGTGGCCCTTGCCCGCGCGCTGTCGTTCTCGCCCCCTGTGCTGCTGCTGGACGAGCCATTGGGTGCGCTGGATAAAAAATTGCGCATCGAGGTTCAAGAACAGCTCAAGGAGATTCATCGCCGGGTTGGCACGACCTTTATCTTCGTAACGCACGACCAAGAAGAAGCGCTGTCGATGTCCGACCGGATCGTCATCATGCAGCAAGGCATGATCGAGCAGGTTGGGTCACCAACCGAGCTTTACGAGCGGCCCAACACAAGGTTCTCTGCCGGTTTCCTTGGAAAGAGCAATTTCCTGCACCACAATAACGGCGTTTATGCGCTGCGCCCGGAAAAAATTGATCTGGCACCGCAGGGGCAGGGGGGGGATGACACCCGCCTAACGGGTACGATCCGCTCGATTACCTATTTCGGTCCGATGTTGAAATTCATGATCGCCGTGGAGGGTGAAGATGATTTCGAGGTCGACGTGGACGTGTGGCGCAGCAGGCATGATTTCATCCAAGGGCAGCAGGTCGACTTGACCTGGGCGCAGGATGCAATGGTCAGACTGCAAGACTGA
- a CDS encoding extracellular solute-binding protein → MTDQKMMRETLVDGAKAFKAGKLDRRSFLVMCGMAGVASSAVMVGDAHAAADQVVLWNWGGDAERCHGEAIGKPFTDKTGIALRIDTSGPLQGKLRSMVDSGNITSDVADADAFDAIALGATGHLEPIDYSVVDKSKVLEGFAWEHGVTVVFYGYAFMYDTEVYGDTPPTNWADFFDTAKFPGKRSLYKWANGAIEGALLADGVAKEALYPLDLDRALTKIKSIRDDTIYWGSASEAHSMIVNGEVSMAMVWQNRARSIEQDTDGRFKLVMNEAIAMPGAYIVPKGNPAGADAMKFIAQAQAVESQLAILSCLGMTPSNPDAFSQIPADAMPYAITSEQNIGKVIFNDPEWWAEHGGDAVNAYLEAIS, encoded by the coding sequence ATGACAGACCAAAAGATGATGCGGGAAACGCTCGTTGATGGCGCCAAAGCTTTTAAGGCCGGCAAGTTGGATCGTCGATCTTTCCTGGTGATGTGCGGGATGGCTGGTGTAGCCAGCTCGGCCGTGATGGTGGGCGATGCCCATGCCGCGGCGGATCAGGTCGTATTGTGGAACTGGGGCGGTGATGCCGAGCGCTGCCATGGCGAAGCCATTGGCAAGCCGTTCACCGATAAGACCGGTATCGCGCTGCGTATTGATACCTCTGGCCCGCTGCAGGGCAAGCTTCGCTCTATGGTCGATTCCGGGAATATCACGTCGGATGTGGCGGATGCGGATGCGTTTGACGCGATCGCTCTTGGTGCAACCGGGCATCTCGAACCTATTGACTATTCTGTTGTGGATAAATCCAAGGTTCTGGAAGGCTTTGCATGGGAGCATGGGGTTACGGTGGTCTTCTATGGCTATGCCTTTATGTACGACACCGAAGTCTATGGTGACACGCCGCCGACCAACTGGGCGGACTTCTTTGACACCGCCAAATTCCCGGGCAAAAGGTCGCTTTATAAATGGGCCAATGGTGCGATCGAGGGGGCTTTGCTTGCGGATGGCGTGGCCAAAGAGGCGCTTTACCCGCTGGATCTGGACCGCGCGCTGACCAAGATCAAATCAATTCGGGACGATACCATCTATTGGGGCTCCGCGTCCGAAGCGCATTCGATGATCGTTAATGGCGAAGTGTCGATGGCTATGGTCTGGCAAAATCGCGCCCGCTCTATCGAGCAGGATACAGACGGTCGTTTCAAGTTGGTGATGAACGAGGCGATCGCAATGCCCGGGGCCTATATCGTACCCAAGGGGAACCCTGCGGGTGCGGACGCGATGAAATTCATCGCACAGGCGCAGGCGGTTGAAAGCCAGTTGGCGATTCTTTCATGTCTGGGCATGACACCATCCAATCCTGATGCCTTTTCCCAGATCCCGGCAGATGCCATGCCGTATGCGATTACATCGGAACAGAACATCGGCAAGGTGATCTTTAACGATCCGGAGTGGTGGGCCGAACATGGTGGCGATGCGGTTAACGCATATCTTGAAGCCATCAGTTAA
- a CDS encoding ABC transporter permease, with protein MLRKYIAPGWLLIAPFLLLLLALYFGPILNILWLSFTDPTPGLENYEKLITSDSLARIIWTTVRVCLLTTGFSVLIGYCIAYAMVHANQKKQNAMLALLLISFWISVLVRTFSWLMLLGTNGLLNNSLEALNIISEPIAFVRNELGVLIGMVHYMVPYAVLPLLANMQGLDTRVIQASRNLGATGGQTFRKVYLPLTKPGLVASSLLVFILSLGFYVTPAILGGGKVLMVAEYISVQLLVTLKWGTAAMLAALMLFGVMALLYIMSRFMKLSTAFGGASS; from the coding sequence ATGCTTCGCAAATACATCGCACCGGGTTGGTTGCTTATTGCCCCCTTCCTGCTGCTGCTGCTGGCTCTGTACTTTGGGCCGATCCTTAATATCCTTTGGCTTAGCTTTACGGACCCGACACCGGGTTTGGAAAACTATGAAAAGCTGATCACAAGTGATTCATTGGCCCGTATCATCTGGACAACGGTACGGGTCTGCCTGCTGACAACGGGTTTCAGCGTGCTGATAGGTTATTGCATTGCCTATGCGATGGTTCATGCAAACCAGAAAAAGCAAAACGCCATGCTTGCGCTGCTGCTCATTTCCTTTTGGATATCGGTGCTGGTCCGGACGTTTTCTTGGTTGATGCTGCTGGGGACCAATGGGCTGCTGAATAACTCTTTGGAGGCGCTGAATATCATCAGTGAACCCATTGCTTTTGTACGCAATGAACTGGGCGTCCTGATCGGCATGGTGCATTATATGGTGCCCTACGCGGTGCTTCCACTTCTGGCGAATATGCAAGGCCTTGATACCCGTGTTATTCAGGCGTCGCGCAATCTGGGCGCCACAGGGGGGCAGACGTTCCGCAAGGTCTATCTGCCGCTGACCAAGCCGGGCCTCGTCGCCTCGTCGCTGTTGGTCTTTATTCTCAGCCTCGGCTTTTACGTTACCCCTGCCATTTTGGGCGGCGGAAAAGTGTTGATGGTGGCTGAATATATCTCTGTCCAGCTTTTGGTGACGCTGAAATGGGGCACGGCTGCGATGCTGGCGGCGCTGATGCTCTTTGGTGTGATGGCACTGCTCTACATCATGTCGCGCTTTATGAAGCTTAGTACGGCGTTTGGGGGGGCTTCGTCATGA
- a CDS encoding 3-keto-5-aminohexanoate cleavage protein — MNYEVIITCAVTGAGDTRGRSPHVPVTPKEIADAAIEAAKAGAAIAHIHVRDPETGKASRDPKLFKEVVDRVRDSGTDVVINLTAGMGGDWVPDADNPAMPGPGTDMISADDRLIHIKQCLPEICSLDCGTLNFGDGDNIYISTPPTLRHMAQKVREWGVKPEMEVFELGHIRFARQMVKEGLIADPPMFQICLGIPWGADQSVDTLKVMKDHLPQDASWAGFGISRMQMPMAAAVVAMGGNVRVGLEDNLMLDRGVLATNGQLVTRVVEIIERMGGRAVTAQEARTKLKLRGGDS, encoded by the coding sequence GCAGTCACCGGCGCGGGGGATACAAGAGGGCGCAGTCCCCATGTTCCTGTCACCCCAAAGGAAATTGCAGATGCCGCGATAGAGGCCGCGAAAGCCGGTGCGGCGATTGCCCACATTCACGTGCGGGACCCTGAAACGGGTAAAGCATCGCGTGATCCCAAGCTGTTTAAAGAAGTCGTCGACCGGGTGCGCGACAGTGGCACTGATGTCGTCATCAATCTCACTGCAGGTATGGGGGGGGACTGGGTTCCCGATGCGGACAACCCTGCGATGCCTGGTCCCGGCACCGATATGATTAGCGCCGATGACCGGCTCATCCATATCAAACAATGCCTGCCGGAAATCTGTTCACTCGATTGTGGAACGCTGAACTTTGGCGACGGTGATAATATCTATATCTCCACCCCGCCGACCTTGCGCCATATGGCTCAGAAAGTCCGTGAATGGGGCGTAAAGCCTGAGATGGAAGTGTTCGAGCTGGGCCATATTCGCTTTGCGCGCCAGATGGTCAAGGAAGGTCTGATCGCCGATCCACCGATGTTCCAGATCTGCCTTGGCATTCCATGGGGCGCGGATCAGAGCGTTGATACGCTTAAGGTGATGAAAGACCACCTGCCGCAAGATGCAAGCTGGGCCGGTTTCGGAATTAGCCGGATGCAGATGCCGATGGCTGCTGCTGTGGTCGCCATGGGAGGCAACGTTCGGGTCGGGCTTGAGGACAACCTGATGCTGGATCGCGGCGTTCTGGCCACCAATGGCCAGCTTGTCACCCGTGTCGTTGAGATCATTGAGCGTATGGGGGGGCGTGCGGTTACTGCGCAGGAAGCGCGCACTAAGTTGAAATTGCGCGGGGGGGATAGCTGA